Proteins encoded in a region of the Megalops cyprinoides isolate fMegCyp1 chromosome 3, fMegCyp1.pri, whole genome shotgun sequence genome:
- the b9d2 gene encoding B9 domain-containing protein 2 isoform X2, producing MNYNSKFDTLEARGGAWRLLSGLREGQTQVDSPQNGEMAFWSHPIDVHYTTKGLQGWPKLHLQVWHQDSFGRCQLFGYGYCHVPSSPGHHRLHCVTWKPLGSWQEQLAQSFVGGGPQLRSPDLIYSGADRYRLHTVAMGTVELELGIILRHFDKYGVET from the exons ATGAATTACAATTCTAAGTTCGACACGTTGGAAGCTCGAG GTGGGGCGTGGAGGTTGCTGTCTGGGTTGAGAGAGGGGCAGACTCAGGTGGACTCTCCCCAGAATGGGGAGATGGCTTTCTGGAGTCACCCCATAGACGTGCACTACACCACTAAAGGACTGCAAG GCTGGCCCAAGCTGCACCTGCAGGTTTGGCACCAGGACTCGTTTGGGCGCTGCCAGCTCTTCGGCTACGGCTACTGCCATGTGCCCTCCAGCCCCGGGCACCACCGGCTGCACTGCGTCACCTGGAAGCCCCTGGGCTCCTGGCAGGAGCAGCTGGCCCAGAGCTTTGTGGGCGGAGGGCCCCAGCTACGCTCCCCGGACCTCATCTACAGCGGGGCAGACCGCTACAGGCTGCACACCGTCGCCATGGGGACCGTGGAGCTGGAACTGGGCATCATACTGCGGCACTTCGACAAATATGGAGTGGAGACCTGA
- the b9d2 gene encoding B9 domain-containing protein 2 isoform X1, translating to MAELHIIGQIVGASGFPQSTLFCKWGIHSGGAWRLLSGLREGQTQVDSPQNGEMAFWSHPIDVHYTTKGLQGWPKLHLQVWHQDSFGRCQLFGYGYCHVPSSPGHHRLHCVTWKPLGSWQEQLAQSFVGGGPQLRSPDLIYSGADRYRLHTVAMGTVELELGIILRHFDKYGVET from the exons ATGGCCGAGCTACATATAATTGGTCAGATCGTGGGGGCTAGCGGATTTCCTCAGAGTACTCTCTTCTGCAAGTGGGGCATTCACTCAG GTGGGGCGTGGAGGTTGCTGTCTGGGTTGAGAGAGGGGCAGACTCAGGTGGACTCTCCCCAGAATGGGGAGATGGCTTTCTGGAGTCACCCCATAGACGTGCACTACACCACTAAAGGACTGCAAG GCTGGCCCAAGCTGCACCTGCAGGTTTGGCACCAGGACTCGTTTGGGCGCTGCCAGCTCTTCGGCTACGGCTACTGCCATGTGCCCTCCAGCCCCGGGCACCACCGGCTGCACTGCGTCACCTGGAAGCCCCTGGGCTCCTGGCAGGAGCAGCTGGCCCAGAGCTTTGTGGGCGGAGGGCCCCAGCTACGCTCCCCGGACCTCATCTACAGCGGGGCAGACCGCTACAGGCTGCACACCGTCGCCATGGGGACCGTGGAGCTGGAACTGGGCATCATACTGCGGCACTTCGACAAATATGGAGTGGAGACCTGA